The Ooceraea biroi isolate clonal line C1 chromosome 1, Obir_v5.4, whole genome shotgun sequence genome has a window encoding:
- the LOC105282760 gene encoding uncharacterized protein LOC105282760 isoform X2, with amino-acid sequence MCSMKTSGIFEKIRYYFGNSSESIPMSFVLGFYVSLVVKRWWEQYKLLPWPDNLALFISAAIPGNDERGRLMRRNIVRYAVLAYVITLQRISLRVKRRFPTLQHMVDGGLMMESEMKIFEMMNKKAGMSKYWMPLVWATNIINRARKEALITSDHVVQTLLVELSDIRKRLGALIGYDTVCVPLVYTQVVTLSLYAYFFSALLGRQFVEHSNSIGKYEEPDMYFPFFTTLQFCFYVGWLKVAEVLINPFGEDDDDIELNWLIDRHIKAGYMIVDEMHEEHPELLKDQYWDEVVPKDLPYTVASEQYRKEEPKGSAEHYKVKDSDALYANVMLGTQIHSHVQHRKAHQDDMYADYESVDTPLVERKKNGWFQRQITRVGSVRSSSTTYSSGGGFFSRNRHNSVYSSHETGGLPQTNNPNLKISLYDRLVGRKSIRNQRIGRQGTMTKLNSVPVSLKNRPRIPTPDVTKEVVDREQRLALSAANTANIGAGVVGVIPANGHYPTDLSVVVLSPIQETESTPSSGKSGAAALAQAVLSPTLTSAGLMTPVTLTPVTMSHLTQLGLMTTATTTTTHSNNQGNSIQATLTEVNSSEEEGSGSGSSQSGSITGQEDRATSLIDNNGSPMGSNGSSPTFDSYNDRSPILMRPEKLSYVVTAALPAQINSAGMEARGRRSASLPGPPIAQVGRDDRSVSLPQSPGLQPRETRTVSVSSRQDGLIIDRLATSGSQGIRPRTNSFGHDLSRSNQRANQDTSRKMSSVSCTNTSLPSNLASASIPTSSTSVPTTTTVAGSKRGEVYV; translated from the exons ATGTGCTCGATGAAAACCAGCGG aatattcgaaaagatTCGTTATTATTTCGGCAACTCCAGTGAATCCATACCCATGTCATTCGTTCTGGGATTCTACGTGAGTCTTGTCGTGAAGAGGTGGTGGGAGCAATACAAGCTTCTACCCTGGCCGGACAATCTGGCCCTCTTCATCAGTGCCGCCATTCCTGGAAAT GATGAACGAGGGCGGCTGATGAGACGCAACATCGTGAGGTATGCTGTGCTCGCGTATGTCATTACGCTGCAGAGGATTTCCCTGCGCGTTAAGAGGCGTTTCCCAACTCTTCAGCATATGGTGGATGGAG GTCTGATGATGGAATCGGAGATGAAAATCTTCGAGATGATGAACAAGAAGGCGGGCATGTCCAAGTATTGGATGCCGCTCGTCTGGGCGACCAACATCATCAATAGGGCGAGGAAAGAGGCCCTGATTACCAGCGATCACGTAGTGCAAACCCTCCTTGTCGAGCTCAGCGACATCCGGAAGAGGCTTGGCGCATTGATTGGTTACGATACAGTTTGCGTCCCTCTAGTCTACACTCAG GTGGTAACATTGTCACTGTACGCGTATTTCTTCTCGGCCTTACTCGGCAGACAATTCGTCGAGCACTCCAACAGCATCGGGAAGTATGAGGAGCCAGACATGTATTTTCCGTTCTTCACGACGTTGCAG TTTTGTTTCTACGTCGGATGGCTGAAAGTCGCCGAGGTCTTGATTAATCCTTTCggcgaagacgacgacgacatcgaGCTGAACTGGTTGATCGATAGACATATCAAG GCGGGTTACATGATCGTCGACGAGATGCACGAAGAACATCCGGAACTCCTGAAAGATCAATACTGGGACGAGGTCGTGCCAAAAGACTTGCCGTACACGGTAGCTAGCGAGCAATATCGCAAAGAGGAGCCGAAAGGCTCCGCGGAAcattataaagtaaaagaCAGCGACGCTCTTTACGCAAACGTTATGCTGGGCACACAGATTCACAGCCACGTTCAGCATCGTAAGGCTCATCAGGATGATATGTATGCCGATTAC GAAAGCGTGGATACTCCGTTGGTGGAACGGAAGAAGAACGGCTGGTTCCAACGACAGATCACCAGAGTAGGCTCGGTACGCAGTTCCTCGACCACGTATAGTAGCGGGGGTGGTTTCTTCTCGCGTAATAGGCACAACAGCGTGTACAGTAGTCATGAGACCGGTGGTCTCCCGCAAACGAACAATCCGAATCTCAAAATATCACTCTACGATCGTCTCGTGGGACGCAAGAGCATTCGTAATCAGCGCATTGGTCGCCAAG GCACTATGACGAAGCTGAACTCAGTGCCGGTATCCCTGAAGAACAGGCCGCGTATACCGACTCCGGACGTGACGAAAGAGGTGGTCGACCGTGAACAGAGGCTGGCACTGTCGGCCGCCAATACGGCAAACATTGGTGCCGGCGTGGTGGGCGTGATACCAGCGAACGGTCACTATCCGACCGACCTGTCGGTGGTGGTGTTGTCGCCTATACAGGAAACTGAAAGCACACCATCATCAGGGAAATCTGGTGCCGCGGCCCTGGCGCAAGCCGTACTCTCGCCAACGTTAACCAGCGCCGGTCTAATGACTCCGGTAACTCTGACCCCCGTTACCATGAGTCACCTGACGCAATTGGGCCTgatgacgacggcgacgacgacaacgactcATTCCAACAATCAGGGCAACAGCATCCAGGCGACATTAACGGAAGTCAACAGCAGCGAGGAGGAAGGCAGCGGAAGTGGCAGCAGCCAGAGCGGAAGTATCACCGGTCAGGAGGACCGTGCGACGTCGTTGATCGACAACAATGGTAGTCCGATGGGCAGTAACGGCAGCTCACCCACTTTCGACAGCTACAACGATCGCTCGCCGATCCTGATGAGACCGGAGAAACTGAGCTACGTGGTGACTGCTGCCTTGCCCGCACAGATCAACAGTGCGGGGATGGAGGCGCGAGGTAGACGATCAGCATCACTGCCTGGTCCGCCAATCGCGCAGGTTGGTCGCGACGACAGAAGTGTGTCCCTGCCGCAATCGCCGGGATTGCAGCCGCGCGAGACTCGTACGGTTTCCGTATCAAGCAGGCAGGACGGTCTTATCATCGACAGACTGGCCACTTCCGGCAGTCAGGGCATTAGACCGAGGACCAACAGCTTCGGCCATGATCTTTCTAGGTCCAATCAAAGGGCGAATCAAGACACGTCGAGGAAGATGAGCAGTGTGTCGTGCACGAACACGTCGCTACCAAGCAACCTGGCTTCGGCGTCAATCCCGACATCGTCCACGAGCGTACCGACCACGACGACCGTCGCCGGAAGCAAACGGGGCGAGGTTTACGTTTGA
- the LOC105282760 gene encoding uncharacterized protein LOC105282760 isoform X1, giving the protein MTISYASEVPNGSSFGCFWRILIKWRGSVYKLIWRELLVYLFLYYFINFLYRYVLDENQRVIFEKIRYYFGNSSESIPMSFVLGFYVSLVVKRWWEQYKLLPWPDNLALFISAAIPGNDERGRLMRRNIVRYAVLAYVITLQRISLRVKRRFPTLQHMVDGGLMMESEMKIFEMMNKKAGMSKYWMPLVWATNIINRARKEALITSDHVVQTLLVELSDIRKRLGALIGYDTVCVPLVYTQVVTLSLYAYFFSALLGRQFVEHSNSIGKYEEPDMYFPFFTTLQFCFYVGWLKVAEVLINPFGEDDDDIELNWLIDRHIKAGYMIVDEMHEEHPELLKDQYWDEVVPKDLPYTVASEQYRKEEPKGSAEHYKVKDSDALYANVMLGTQIHSHVQHRKAHQDDMYADYESVDTPLVERKKNGWFQRQITRVGSVRSSSTTYSSGGGFFSRNRHNSVYSSHETGGLPQTNNPNLKISLYDRLVGRKSIRNQRIGRQGTMTKLNSVPVSLKNRPRIPTPDVTKEVVDREQRLALSAANTANIGAGVVGVIPANGHYPTDLSVVVLSPIQETESTPSSGKSGAAALAQAVLSPTLTSAGLMTPVTLTPVTMSHLTQLGLMTTATTTTTHSNNQGNSIQATLTEVNSSEEEGSGSGSSQSGSITGQEDRATSLIDNNGSPMGSNGSSPTFDSYNDRSPILMRPEKLSYVVTAALPAQINSAGMEARGRRSASLPGPPIAQVGRDDRSVSLPQSPGLQPRETRTVSVSSRQDGLIIDRLATSGSQGIRPRTNSFGHDLSRSNQRANQDTSRKMSSVSCTNTSLPSNLASASIPTSSTSVPTTTTVAGSKRGEVYV; this is encoded by the exons ATGGCGTGGCTCTGTTTACAAGCTAATCTGGCGAGAGCTACTGGTGTACCTGTTCCTCTACTACTTCATCAATTTTTTGTATCGATATGTGCTCGATGAAAACCAGCGGGT aatattcgaaaagatTCGTTATTATTTCGGCAACTCCAGTGAATCCATACCCATGTCATTCGTTCTGGGATTCTACGTGAGTCTTGTCGTGAAGAGGTGGTGGGAGCAATACAAGCTTCTACCCTGGCCGGACAATCTGGCCCTCTTCATCAGTGCCGCCATTCCTGGAAAT GATGAACGAGGGCGGCTGATGAGACGCAACATCGTGAGGTATGCTGTGCTCGCGTATGTCATTACGCTGCAGAGGATTTCCCTGCGCGTTAAGAGGCGTTTCCCAACTCTTCAGCATATGGTGGATGGAG GTCTGATGATGGAATCGGAGATGAAAATCTTCGAGATGATGAACAAGAAGGCGGGCATGTCCAAGTATTGGATGCCGCTCGTCTGGGCGACCAACATCATCAATAGGGCGAGGAAAGAGGCCCTGATTACCAGCGATCACGTAGTGCAAACCCTCCTTGTCGAGCTCAGCGACATCCGGAAGAGGCTTGGCGCATTGATTGGTTACGATACAGTTTGCGTCCCTCTAGTCTACACTCAG GTGGTAACATTGTCACTGTACGCGTATTTCTTCTCGGCCTTACTCGGCAGACAATTCGTCGAGCACTCCAACAGCATCGGGAAGTATGAGGAGCCAGACATGTATTTTCCGTTCTTCACGACGTTGCAG TTTTGTTTCTACGTCGGATGGCTGAAAGTCGCCGAGGTCTTGATTAATCCTTTCggcgaagacgacgacgacatcgaGCTGAACTGGTTGATCGATAGACATATCAAG GCGGGTTACATGATCGTCGACGAGATGCACGAAGAACATCCGGAACTCCTGAAAGATCAATACTGGGACGAGGTCGTGCCAAAAGACTTGCCGTACACGGTAGCTAGCGAGCAATATCGCAAAGAGGAGCCGAAAGGCTCCGCGGAAcattataaagtaaaagaCAGCGACGCTCTTTACGCAAACGTTATGCTGGGCACACAGATTCACAGCCACGTTCAGCATCGTAAGGCTCATCAGGATGATATGTATGCCGATTAC GAAAGCGTGGATACTCCGTTGGTGGAACGGAAGAAGAACGGCTGGTTCCAACGACAGATCACCAGAGTAGGCTCGGTACGCAGTTCCTCGACCACGTATAGTAGCGGGGGTGGTTTCTTCTCGCGTAATAGGCACAACAGCGTGTACAGTAGTCATGAGACCGGTGGTCTCCCGCAAACGAACAATCCGAATCTCAAAATATCACTCTACGATCGTCTCGTGGGACGCAAGAGCATTCGTAATCAGCGCATTGGTCGCCAAG GCACTATGACGAAGCTGAACTCAGTGCCGGTATCCCTGAAGAACAGGCCGCGTATACCGACTCCGGACGTGACGAAAGAGGTGGTCGACCGTGAACAGAGGCTGGCACTGTCGGCCGCCAATACGGCAAACATTGGTGCCGGCGTGGTGGGCGTGATACCAGCGAACGGTCACTATCCGACCGACCTGTCGGTGGTGGTGTTGTCGCCTATACAGGAAACTGAAAGCACACCATCATCAGGGAAATCTGGTGCCGCGGCCCTGGCGCAAGCCGTACTCTCGCCAACGTTAACCAGCGCCGGTCTAATGACTCCGGTAACTCTGACCCCCGTTACCATGAGTCACCTGACGCAATTGGGCCTgatgacgacggcgacgacgacaacgactcATTCCAACAATCAGGGCAACAGCATCCAGGCGACATTAACGGAAGTCAACAGCAGCGAGGAGGAAGGCAGCGGAAGTGGCAGCAGCCAGAGCGGAAGTATCACCGGTCAGGAGGACCGTGCGACGTCGTTGATCGACAACAATGGTAGTCCGATGGGCAGTAACGGCAGCTCACCCACTTTCGACAGCTACAACGATCGCTCGCCGATCCTGATGAGACCGGAGAAACTGAGCTACGTGGTGACTGCTGCCTTGCCCGCACAGATCAACAGTGCGGGGATGGAGGCGCGAGGTAGACGATCAGCATCACTGCCTGGTCCGCCAATCGCGCAGGTTGGTCGCGACGACAGAAGTGTGTCCCTGCCGCAATCGCCGGGATTGCAGCCGCGCGAGACTCGTACGGTTTCCGTATCAAGCAGGCAGGACGGTCTTATCATCGACAGACTGGCCACTTCCGGCAGTCAGGGCATTAGACCGAGGACCAACAGCTTCGGCCATGATCTTTCTAGGTCCAATCAAAGGGCGAATCAAGACACGTCGAGGAAGATGAGCAGTGTGTCGTGCACGAACACGTCGCTACCAAGCAACCTGGCTTCGGCGTCAATCCCGACATCGTCCACGAGCGTACCGACCACGACGACCGTCGCCGGAAGCAAACGGGGCGAGGTTTACGTTTGA